In Selenihalanaerobacter shriftii, a genomic segment contains:
- the tilS gene encoding tRNA lysidine(34) synthetase TilS: protein MNLFNKVKESIKKYNLLAKGDKVIVSVSGGPDSLTLLHILWRLQSDFNLGLHVFHLDHMFRGEESKADAEYVAEFSEELGIPVTIKEYDVPGYIKKRGLSKQAAARKIRYELCTELANKVQADKIAIGQHADDQAETVLMNFLRGSGLEGLGGIEPIRDEMFIRPLLEVWRSDIEDYCQEYNFRPRIDSSNLKPIYRRNKIRLELLPYLADEFNGSIKENLNRMANILRVENSFLNEYTIEKYKKIVVSYDKDELLLDLGSLSNLELAIRRRVIRQAIGDFCGGKRDYYFHHVKQIEELITDGETGKRLQLPEGLRIERSYNALRFFWQGTNSLKSHRFVQVYSIPGQYKVEELGIKVDLEIIPKDDNWQEKLRNSNELYLDYELIGNEFKIRNRRDGDRFQPLGMKGNKKIKDFLIDEKVPRRMRDQIPILSTVSDEIFAVGKLRINDKFKITDYTERILTLDINKAEEGGSN from the coding sequence ATGAATTTATTTAATAAAGTTAAAGAAAGCATAAAGAAATATAATCTATTAGCTAAAGGAGATAAAGTTATAGTTAGTGTTTCAGGTGGTCCTGATTCATTAACATTATTACATATCCTGTGGCGATTACAATCAGACTTCAATTTGGGATTGCATGTGTTTCATTTAGACCATATGTTTAGGGGAGAAGAGTCTAAAGCAGATGCTGAATATGTAGCAGAGTTTTCGGAGGAGTTAGGGATACCTGTAACTATTAAGGAGTATGATGTGCCAGGTTATATTAAAAAAAGGGGCTTATCTAAACAAGCTGCTGCTCGTAAGATTCGTTATGAACTTTGCACAGAATTAGCTAATAAGGTACAGGCAGATAAAATAGCTATAGGTCAACACGCTGATGACCAGGCAGAGACAGTACTAATGAATTTTTTACGAGGGTCAGGCTTAGAAGGTTTAGGAGGAATCGAGCCTATTAGAGATGAGATGTTTATTAGACCCTTATTAGAAGTTTGGCGAAGTGATATTGAAGATTATTGTCAAGAATATAATTTTAGGCCACGTATAGATAGTTCAAATTTAAAACCAATATATCGTAGAAATAAAATTAGGTTAGAATTATTGCCTTATTTAGCTGATGAGTTTAATGGATCAATTAAAGAGAACTTAAATAGGATGGCTAATATTTTAAGGGTTGAAAATTCTTTTTTAAACGAGTATACTATAGAGAAGTACAAAAAAATAGTAGTTAGCTATGATAAAGATGAATTATTATTAGATTTAGGGTCTTTATCAAATTTAGAATTAGCGATTAGAAGAAGAGTAATTAGGCAAGCTATTGGTGATTTTTGTGGTGGTAAGCGTGATTATTACTTTCATCACGTCAAGCAGATAGAAGAATTAATTACAGATGGTGAGACAGGAAAAAGATTACAGCTACCAGAAGGTTTACGAATCGAAAGAAGTTATAATGCTTTAAGGTTTTTTTGGCAAGGGACAAATTCATTAAAAAGTCATCGATTTGTACAAGTATATTCTATTCCTGGACAATATAAAGTAGAAGAGTTAGGAATTAAGGTTGATTTAGAGATCATACCTAAAGATGATAATTGGCAAGAGAAGCTAAGAAATTCTAATGAATTATACTTAGACTATGAATTAATAGGTAATGAATTTAAAATTAGGAATAGGAGAGATGGTGATAGATTTCAACCATTAGGAATGAAAGGTAATAAGAAGATAAAAGATTTTTTAATTGATGAAAAAGTTCCTAGAAGAATGAGGGATCAGATTCCTATTTTATCAACTGTAAGTGATGAAATATTTGCAGTTGGTAAATTAAGAATTA
- the spoIIE gene encoding stage II sporulation protein E, translating to MLAETDLPTYKRLGNEGKTGISGLGELVKKMFLELDILHIIYLCAGLIIGRASLSNELLPFGLSFLGLAIYQKIYKKEKWSRIVLFILSVYIGYYTILGWSWLLGKYLLSSLLFSLSAVYLLGNQPKVSKVKFAALNGGVLLGLEIINLFLSSNTLYNNLTYLLGAILVGILTLILIKGLSPLFWNESKQNLKEINILALLITFSTIIIGLPNISIGVINLSRTFSNLVILMIALSGGSSVATIVGVVIGVFYSISNLYIIELTGLYALTGLISGNFKKEGKAGVVTGFILTVLLYTIFLIDINSINSIIAESLLAGGILFLIPKRFICLLEDWIPGVANYNDMSYEQEVKQKVMGRINEISDVFKELSNNFEKINASNSSQDNNLEELLSIITNQICVKCEYYNICWEQDFFKTYQRAIEVLSIAEKQGRILPERVNKVMQQDCKSPIKFSETVNRFLERYETNNFWQQKLTDSKEVIGNQLLGVSQLLEEMAVSLEVDTKFDNNLEEVIQSQLESRGIFIKKVAIDGTKDDMQISLNKSACSGEQECIKQVIPVLNQALDQSLKIGWSRCGGSLGEESCSLEIVPDNSYWVETGVAQVSPNHKEVSGDDYKVVDIDNKEIVSIISDGMGSGKRAALESQTTVKLLEKLISVGFDKKLAIKIVNSTLLLRSTEEVFATVDINAIDCYTGQAEFIKVGSVPTFIKRNDRRVDIIKNSSLPIGIIDNIDIDLIQSLQLTPGDMIVMVTDGVLDSHGDGIKQEEWMMRLLRNNLINDPQSLAEYILQQAVEAKPKISDDMTVLVTKLNGYQNK from the coding sequence ATGTTAGCAGAAACAGACCTGCCAACTTATAAGAGGTTAGGCAATGAAGGGAAGACAGGTATTTCAGGATTAGGAGAATTAGTTAAAAAAATGTTTTTAGAGCTTGATATCTTACATATAATTTATTTATGTGCAGGATTAATAATTGGACGAGCTTCCTTATCTAATGAATTATTACCTTTTGGTTTATCCTTTTTAGGGCTTGCAATTTATCAGAAAATTTATAAAAAAGAAAAGTGGAGTAGGATTGTTTTATTTATTTTAAGTGTTTATATTGGGTATTATACAATTTTAGGCTGGAGTTGGTTACTAGGGAAATATTTATTATCTAGTCTATTATTTAGCTTGAGTGCTGTATATCTTTTAGGTAATCAACCCAAAGTTTCTAAAGTAAAGTTTGCGGCTTTAAATGGAGGGGTATTATTAGGATTAGAGATTATTAATTTATTCTTATCGTCTAATACTTTATATAATAATTTAACATATTTATTAGGAGCTATTTTAGTAGGGATTTTAACTCTAATTTTAATTAAAGGCTTATCACCATTATTTTGGAATGAATCTAAGCAGAATTTAAAAGAGATAAATATTTTAGCATTATTAATTACATTTTCAACTATAATTATTGGATTACCTAATATTAGTATAGGGGTTATAAATTTATCTAGAACATTTAGTAATTTAGTAATCTTGATGATAGCGCTTAGTGGAGGAAGCTCTGTAGCGACTATAGTAGGTGTTGTCATAGGTGTTTTTTACAGTATTTCTAATCTATATATTATTGAATTAACAGGGCTTTATGCATTAACCGGTTTAATCAGTGGAAACTTTAAAAAAGAAGGTAAAGCAGGAGTGGTAACAGGGTTTATCTTAACAGTGCTACTTTATACTATATTTTTAATAGATATTAATAGTATTAATTCAATTATTGCAGAATCTTTATTAGCCGGAGGTATTCTTTTCTTAATTCCTAAACGATTCATTTGTCTGTTAGAGGATTGGATTCCAGGAGTAGCTAATTATAATGATATGAGTTATGAGCAAGAGGTTAAGCAAAAAGTGATGGGGCGGATAAACGAAATATCTGATGTCTTTAAAGAACTGTCTAATAATTTTGAGAAAATTAATGCTAGTAATTCGAGTCAGGATAATAATTTAGAAGAATTATTAAGTATAATTACTAACCAAATATGTGTAAAGTGTGAGTATTATAATATTTGTTGGGAACAAGATTTCTTTAAAACTTATCAACGTGCCATTGAAGTTTTATCTATCGCTGAGAAACAAGGAAGGATTTTACCTGAAAGAGTAAATAAAGTGATGCAACAAGATTGTAAATCACCAATTAAATTTAGTGAAACTGTTAATAGATTCTTAGAAAGATATGAGACTAATAATTTCTGGCAACAGAAATTAACAGATAGTAAAGAAGTAATAGGAAATCAATTATTAGGAGTGTCTCAGCTTTTAGAGGAAATGGCAGTTAGCTTAGAGGTTGACACTAAATTTGATAATAATTTAGAAGAAGTAATTCAGAGCCAATTAGAGTCTCGTGGAATATTCATTAAGAAAGTAGCGATAGATGGAACTAAAGATGATATGCAAATTTCTTTAAATAAAAGTGCTTGTTCTGGTGAACAGGAATGTATAAAACAGGTTATCCCGGTTCTAAATCAAGCACTAGATCAAAGTTTGAAAATAGGATGGAGTAGGTGTGGTGGAAGTCTAGGAGAAGAGTCTTGTTCATTAGAGATAGTCCCAGATAATAGTTATTGGGTTGAGACAGGAGTTGCTCAGGTAAGTCCAAATCATAAAGAAGTTTCTGGAGATGATTATAAAGTAGTAGATATAGATAATAAAGAGATTGTATCTATTATAAGTGATGGTATGGGAAGTGGAAAGCGTGCAGCTTTAGAAAGTCAAACTACAGTTAAGCTTTTAGAAAAGTTAATTTCAGTTGGGTTTGATAAGAAATTGGCAATCAAGATTGTAAATTCTACATTGCTATTAAGATCTACTGAAGAAGTATTTGCTACTGTGGACATAAATGCTATTGATTGTTATACTGGACAAGCTGAATTTATTAAAGTTGGGTCAGTGCCTACTTTTATTAAACGAAATGACAGAAGAGTAGATATAATTAAAAATTCTTCTTTACCAATAGGAATTATAGATAATATAGATATAGATTTAATTCAGAGTTTACAGCTTACACCAGGTGATATGATCGTAATGGTAACAGATGGTGTTTTAGATTCACATGGAGATGGTATCAAGCAGGAAGAATGGATGATGCGGTTATTAAGAAACAATTTAATCAATGATCCTCAATCTTTAGCGGAATATATTTTACAGCAAGCTGTTGAAGCTAAACCTAAAATTAGTGATGATATGACGGTATTAGTTACAAAATTGAATGGATATCAAAATAAATAG